A window of Myxococcales bacterium genomic DNA:
AGGGCGGCCGGTCGCTCGCGCAGGTCGGGGATCGAGGCTCGGGAGGCCCGATCAGGCCCCGCAGAGGTTGCCCGCGCGCCCGGCGTCGTTCCTCATCGACAGAGCCGCGCTCGGCGTGAGGCAGGAGGCGCGCGTTGCGTCAGCGAGGATGTGAGACCCGATGCGCCGAGGGCGCGCGCATTTCCCCCCGGTGGCTGGGCCTCGGGACGCCCTCGGTGGCCTCTGGCCCGGGCCCCGCTCGGTGGCGGGCTCTCCCCCCAACCGCCAGGTCCAAGGACGGAGGTCAGTTTTTCGAGTGGCCATTGACACCAACGTCGGTACCATCTGGGGAGCCCGGGGGGAGCCCGGACCTCCGGGAGATCCGATGATGAGCAGCCTCGACAAGATGGAATTCGCGATGAACCAGGAGCCACGGTGCGCCTGCGTTTTGCTCCTCGATACCTCCGGGTCGATGGCCGGCGCCCCCATCGATGCGTTGAACGCAGCGCTGGTCGACTTTCAGGAGACCCTAGCCAGCGACTCGCTCGCGCGGCTTCGCGCCGAGATCGCGATAGTCACGTTCGACGTCGTTGCCCACGTCGCGCAAGACTTCGTGACCGCAGATGATTTTCGTGCGCCCACGCTTGTCGCGAGAGGCACGACGGCCATGGGCGAAGGGATCACCAAGGCGATCGCCTTGATCGATGCACGAAAGGCGACCTACAAGGCGAATGGGATCGATTACTACCGCCCATGGCTCTTCCTCATCACGGACGGGGCCCCGACCGACGACATTGAGTCCGCCAGGAAGCTCCTGCGGGCCGCGGCGGGAGAGAGCAAGCTCGCGTTCTTCGCCGTGGGCGTCGCCGGTGCGGATATGGGCGTCCTGCGGAGTCTCGCCGTAGGCTACGAGCCGGTCCAGCTGTCTGGTTTGAAATTCCAGGAAATGTTCGTCTGGCTCTCGAGCAGCTTGCGGAAGGTTTCGCAGAGCAAGGTCGGAGACCAGACCCCCCTCGCGCCGCCTTCGACATGGACCGTGTGACGCGCGCGCAGGGCGTTGACGGTGTGCCGCAGTGGCGCGTGGTGGGCGCTTCCGTGCGGGGCTCAGGCCACGAACAGAGCGGTGCCGAGTGTCAGGACGCGCACGCGGTCGACGTGACGCTGGGGATGATGGTGGTTGCGGTAGCAGACGGAGCGGGCTCTGCCCGCTACGCGGCGTTGGGGTCGGCGGCCGCGGCGAGCGCCGCCCTTGACTCGGTCCGTGCCGAGCGAGCCCTGGGTCTCCCGCAGACCGAGAGCGCCTGGCGTGACTGCCTCGCCCGGGTCCTCGACGGAGCGCGCGAAAGGCTGGTCCAGGAGGCACGCGAGCACGGCGCGGAGCTGAGGGAGTTCGCCACCACACTGCTGGTCGCCGTGGTCACGCCAGAGCTCCTGGTCGCCGCCCAGGTGGGGGACGGCGCTATCGTCGAGTTCGATGACACCACCCCTCCCACCGCACTAACGCGTCCCGAGCGTGGAGAGCACGTGAACGAGACAACTTTTCTCACGTCGGAGGGTGCTGTCGAACAGGCGCAGTACGCCTTTCGCGCAGGAGCCCCGCGTACGCTGGCGCTCTTCACCGATGGCCTCCAACGCCTCGCGCTGCAGATGCCTCACGGGACCCCTCATCCGCCGTTCTTCGCAACCCTCATCGACTTCATGCAGGAGCGTCGAGGTGGAGCCGGCAGAAGAAGGTTTCCCGGCGGTTCCTCGGTGTCCGCACGGGTCCGCGAGCGCACCGACGACGACATCACGCTGGTCTGGCCCCCTTGTCGCCCCCAGCCGCGAACGCGCGTGATCGCGAGGTGCACGAGGCGGGTCGATCGGTTCGATCCCG
This region includes:
- a CDS encoding VWA domain-containing protein, which produces MSSLDKMEFAMNQEPRCACVLLLDTSGSMAGAPIDALNAALVDFQETLASDSLARLRAEIAIVTFDVVAHVAQDFVTADDFRAPTLVARGTTAMGEGITKAIALIDARKATYKANGIDYYRPWLFLITDGAPTDDIESARKLLRAAAGESKLAFFAVGVAGADMGVLRSLAVGYEPVQLSGLKFQEMFVWLSSSLRKVSQSKVGDQTPLAPPSTWTV
- a CDS encoding protein phosphatase 2C domain-containing protein, with translation MTRAQGVDGVPQWRVVGASVRGSGHEQSGAECQDAHAVDVTLGMMVVAVADGAGSARYAALGSAAAASAALDSVRAERALGLPQTESAWRDCLARVLDGARERLVQEAREHGAELREFATTLLVAVVTPELLVAAQVGDGAIVEFDDTTPPTALTRPERGEHVNETTFLTSEGAVEQAQYAFRAGAPRTLALFTDGLQRLALQMPHGTPHPPFFATLIDFMQERRGGAGRRRFPGGSSVSARVRERTDDDITLVWPPCRPQPRTRVIARCTRRVDRFDPATLKVIGSGGEGKVCEFPPDPSLVVKLFKEPTDEHRRKLSAMIKNPPADPTSERGHRSLAWPIELVVNDDGGEVLGYLMPRTAAGMRPLVDVYTPKRRHQVLAGFHYRYLSQTAGFGVRSTSFEGLRRRGC